In Thermodesulfovibrionales bacterium, the genomic stretch CCCTGCAAAGGACCTGATCTGACCCTTACCCTTGTCCCCTCCTTGAGATGGGGATAAATGTCAAGGAGCTGTCCGCTACCGACCATGAGCTTGAGGGAGTCAATTTCCTCATTTGCGACCGGCGTGGGGTAGCCTGGCTCGGCCGAGAGGAGGTTCATTGCTCCTCTCGTCTTGAGAACGCCCACGAAATTTTCCGGGGAAGGATGCAAACGGACGAACAGATAACCTGGGAAAATGGGAAAGTCGATCCACTTTCGTCTGTCCTTCCACTGTCTCAGTTTTCTGACCGTAGGAAGGAAGGTCTCTATCTGCTTTTTTGTGAGTTCATCATGGACGAGAAATTCGTGATTCGACTTCACGTAGAGGGCATACCAGTTCATTTTTGCACAGCCATGCTCCCATCTGATGAGCTACTTGCCCGTTCGATAACGCTGGCAGAGCCAGACAGATCCCCTTGGCCAGGGACGCACGCACCCTTTCTCTTCTTCATTATATCAAGTCGTCAGGCAGGCGAAACAGGTGAAGTGGGATCTTTCATGAACCGCGTGGAAAAGAGATCATACGTGAGAAAGCTGGCCGTAATCGCAGAGAGTCTGTCCCGCCCTGAAGCCCTTAAAGACTATGGCGCCTAATAAAAAAAGAGGCCGCCTTCTATAGGATTACCTCTTGATTTTCATGGAAGCCTGGGC encodes the following:
- a CDS encoding UpxY family transcription antiterminator, producing MNWYALYVKSNHEFLVHDELTKKQIETFLPTVRKLRQWKDRRKWIDFPIFPGYLFVRLHPSPENFVGVLKTRGAMNLLSAEPGYPTPVANEEIDSLKLMVGSGQLLDIYPHLKEGTRVRVRSGPLQGSEGVLQRKEDQCTFVVNIELLGRSIGVKIYADDIEEA